In Mus musculus strain C57BL/6J chromosome 14, GRCm38.p6 C57BL/6J, the following are encoded in one genomic region:
- the 1700049E17Rik1 gene encoding RIKEN cDNA 1700049E17 gene, gene 1: protein MFSWLRRLFHRENGNQGETRPRQKESAIPSCKNRRMKSFWGRHMSVGKTSSQNCNITNHMKNMNKLDDMKFYIRKINAERLELFRILDIDMNTDLNYRMNTEFTIIKSQHEKTMLDMEKMTQSISDTIEKYKEFIEDKDSYSFTHTYLLKECNQLKEKVRMLLNENRKLLVEQANQETSYGEEKRFCDETSKNIHPKS, encoded by the exons ATGTTTTCCTGGCTGCGCAGGCTATTTCACAGGGAGAATGGCAATCAAGGAGAGACaagaccaaggcagaaggaatCTGCCATCCCTTCTTGTAAAAACAGAAGAATGAAATCATTCTggggaaggcaca TGTCTGTTGGGAAAACATCATCCCAAAATTGCAACATCACTAATCATATGAAGAATATGAATAAACTAGATGATATGAAATTTTATATCAGGAAGATAAATGCTGAGAGGTTAGAACTTTTTCGAATCTTGGACATTGACATGAATACTgatttgaactacag gatgaacactgaattcaccatcattaaatcacaacatgagaagacaatgttggatatggaaAAAATGACGCAGTCAATAAGTGATACCATTGAGAAGTACAAGGAATTCATAGAAGATAAggattcctacag CTTCACGCACACCTACCTCCTGAAAGAATGCAATCAATTGAAGGAAAAAGTAAGGATGttgctgaatgagaacagaaagctgctggtaGAGCAGGCTAACCAGGAAACATCCTATGgtgaagaaaagaggttctgtgaTGAGACCAGCAAGAACATACATCCCAAATCCTAA